Proteins from a genomic interval of Salinivibrio kushneri:
- a CDS encoding DUF3334 family protein, with product MRKTKVVTSEDILLKLCQSATAVLTKATDSPVHHAAMVQKIAKTSLKPDLGCFVLFDGGFSGLVVINFSSAAALEIYRNYMQHMGIPEEELASLHTADEVGDVLGELMNQIIGDFTGKIKRSIQTSITQNQPKMMAVNKNLTVSVDSNIDKPQARRVSFTTEHNNIFYLELAMERTEFIQLQDFEEGEEVDPDSILEAETVRQLEEKSNDKSDKKDSGSNDLLDELGI from the coding sequence ATGAGAAAAACCAAAGTAGTCACCTCCGAGGACATTCTGCTCAAACTGTGTCAGTCCGCCACGGCAGTATTAACCAAAGCGACTGACTCTCCCGTGCACCATGCTGCAATGGTACAAAAGATTGCCAAAACCAGTCTCAAGCCTGACCTCGGCTGTTTTGTGCTGTTTGATGGTGGCTTCTCTGGGCTTGTTGTGATCAACTTTTCCTCCGCCGCGGCGTTAGAAATCTACCGCAATTACATGCAGCATATGGGGATCCCCGAAGAAGAGTTGGCCAGCTTACACACCGCAGATGAAGTGGGTGATGTGCTCGGTGAACTCATGAACCAGATTATTGGCGATTTCACCGGCAAGATTAAGCGCTCAATCCAAACCTCGATCACCCAAAACCAACCGAAGATGATGGCGGTTAACAAAAATCTTACCGTGTCAGTCGATAGCAACATCGACAAGCCACAGGCGCGCCGCGTGAGCTTTACCACTGAGCACAACAATATCTTCTATCTTGAGCTTGCCATGGAACGTACCGAATTTATCCAGCTTCAAGACTTTGAAGAAGGGGAAGAAGTTGATCCTGATTCCATTCTGGAAGCAGAAACGGTTCGCCAATTAGAAGAAAAGTCTAACGACAAAAGCGATAAAAAAGATAGCGGTAGCAACGATTTACTTGATGAGCTAGGGATTTAA